CTGTTTTAAATAGGGAAGACACGCCTTCACCGTGATAAATGTGCCTTTCGCATTTGTATTCATGACATGGTCCCAATCCTCACCTGTCATTTGCTCTAACGATACAGAGGGGAAGATCCCCGCATTGGCACAGACAATATCAATGCTTCCAAATTTCTCATAAACCGCTTTTGCAATGGATTCCATGGATTTTTGGTCAGTGACATCCCCTTTGCAGGCATACACTTCAACCCCGTCATCTCTTAATTCCGACGCACATTCCCCGGCAACAGAAAGATGTCTGGCTACAATGGCTACATTGGCCCCATGTTTGGCAAACACACGGGAAATGCCTTTCCCAATCCCTTTACTTCCCCCAGTCACGATCACCGTTTTCCCTTGAAAAGAAGGAAACATTTCAACACCCGCCTTTCCAAAATGTGTAATTTATGGACCAGCGACAACATGTCTGCCCTCCTGTAAAGAATAATTATGTTGAACATGGTTGACTTATGTATATTTGTGTCTTCTCCATATCCTTTAATTAAACGCAAAAAAGCGCACGACAAGATCATTGTCGGCGCCTTTGCCACGTTTCATTTATTCACTTTTAAATCCGTCAAATGTTGACTACCCTCTTTTTATCTTTTATACCACCAAACGCTATAGTTGTCAATATTCAAATTATTTTGATCACACGCAGTTTCACCATGCCGCTTCGCCATTTTTGACATCTTCGTCAGGGATCTATTGCAGTTGACCCGCTCTCCTGTTAATCTCTTGCCGTCAAGGCATGTTCCACTTTGATACAGCGGTCCATAATGCAAGTGATGCCATTGGCTTGACAGATCTCATAAGCTTCTTCACTGACAAGACCCAGTTGGGCCCAAAAGACATCCGGTTTTATTTTAGCTGCTTCCCTGGCTACCTCAGGTAAAAATTCACTTCTTCTGAACACATTAACAATATCTACGTGGCCCTCAATCTCTGTTAATGAACGGACAGCCTTTACACCCAGGATTTCATCGGCATGAGGATTGACGGGGATAATTTCGTAACCAGCCTTTTGCATCGCTTCCGACACCATGTAGGATGTCTTTTCAGGATTGGTTGACAGCCCAACAACAGCGATTCGCTTGCTTCTTTTCAAGATGTCTCTTATTTCAGCACGAGTGGGGTTTTTAAAAGCCAATCTGCTCACTCCTTTGTTTTATATCATTATCTTCATTGTACTCTTTCCCACTCGGATATGGTAGTTAAGTCTACCCTATACTTTGTCATCCTCTTGCTTGGCCAATTGTTCAATCTCTTCCTGCTCCACCCCTGTAGCCTTAACCACATCTTCCAGACTCATGCCCATCTTCAGCAAGCGCTTAGCAATCTCAAGCTGGGCTTCTGTCCGGCCCCGCTGCAAACCTTGTTGCAGACCTTTTTCCATTCCCTTTTTCTCCCATGAATTCATCAGCTCCATCACTTTCACCTCCTCTTCTTCTGGCATATCGTGAATCGCTTTCATAAAGTCCACAAAGAAGGTCTCGATCAGTTGCTTAAACAAGCGGTCGTGATCGGTATATGAGCTGTTTTCTTCTCTCACATGCCATCTTTGAGGCAAATGTGCTAGCGTCGGCTGGTACTGATCAGTGTCACTCCTCGACTGAATTTTTTGATATTATAGCACAAGTTTCTCATTATATCAGACGTATGTTCGATATTTTAATAGCCTGTGGACGACTTTTTGATGTGAGTGATCCAGTCTCCTTTTCGATCATCATTGATGAACATGCTTTTTGGGGTGTCCCCAACTACTTTTTGGTACACCCCTCTACAATCTCATGATCATTTAAAGTTTAGTTTGTATCTACACAGAGCAATTCACGCGGGTAATGGTTTAACCGTTCTACTCCTGTTTCTGTCACAACCACAATATCTTCTATGCGCACCCCAAATTGATCTGTCAAATAAATACCAGGCTCAACACTAACAACCATTCCCTCTTCTAGTAGTTGATCATTATTAGCCGTAAGAAAGGGCTCCTCATGAACTTCAATTCCCAGTCCATGACCTGTCCGATGTGTAAAATAAGGGCCATATCCCGCTTTTGTAATAATCTCCCGGGCAATGCGGTCAATTTCTTGCATAGGAATGCCAGGCTTGATTGCTTGTACTGCTTCTTCCTGAGCTTGTTGCACAATCCGATATACTGTTCTCATCTCTGCAGCAGGCTCTCCGACACAAATCGTCCTGGTTATATCCGAGCAATAATAATCTTTTATTCCTCCCATATCAATCACAACCATATCTCCGCGCTGAATCACTGTATCATCTGATTGATGATGGGGAATGGCGCCATTTTTACCTGTAGCTAAAATGGGGTTAAAAGATAGTTTGTCAACACCTTTAGCTTTAAACAGGGATTTGATTTGCTCGACGACCTCTGTTTCCTTTAGTCCCGGCCTAATAAACTGAATGACTTCAGACATCACTTCATCGGCAACTTGACCTGATTTTCTGAGCAGTTCGATCTCTACCTCATCTTTTCTTAATCGCAGTTGGCCAATCAGCTGGGTGCTCTTAACAAATGAAACATCTCTTTTTAACCCCATTAGTTCAATCAAATTGCCTGAAGGCCACTGATTATCTATCGCAATTGTTCCGGTATGAGGAAGATGTTGGGCCAGGATTTCAATGGCTGGTTCGCCATCTTTCCAAAAAATCGTGTCAACTTGTGAAGGAGGTGAAACTTCCTGTTCAGACATTTCATGGACAATCATTTTCGGTTGCTCTGTTCTTGAAATGACAATCGCTTGAAGCCGTTCGTGGGAATCTAGCCATGTGCCGCTAAAATAATAAACATTGGGGGAAGAGGTCACGACCAAAGCGTCAATCTGAGTTTCTCCTAATAGTTGTTTGGCCTTCTCCAGCCTTGTCAGGAAAACATTCATGTTGATCAACTCCCTACAATAAATTTTGCTTAGATATGAAAAATGAACCTTACCCAATTCAGCTAGGGTAAGGCCACATGATAAACTTACCGCCTACCTTCTAACCAAAGCCCAAACAATTTCGCACTCTTCATCCCCATCATTATAGGCCCAATGGGCTTCTCCGGCGGGAATGAAGGTAGCCTGCCCACGAGCGACTCTCACCTCTTTTCCAGCACTCATCGTGCGTATTGAGCCTTTCAGGACCAGGGCATACTCATCCTGGTCGTGAATACTGAGTCCTTCCACCGGGACCCTCTCACCAGGCGGTATGGTCACCACGCCAAAAGTGATACGGCCCCCTGCTGTATCCTCTTCCGTAAATAGCTTTTTCATGGTCACAGGTGAAGTTTGATCAGGCGGAACGTCTTTAACTGAGATGATTTTCAATTACCTGCCCTCCACTTTTTGGCGTTCAGTGGTGATACCTTCAACTTCTAATGTTTCTGGATTAATGATCACTCCATAGTCTTCTTTTGCCTGATCAATGGTGATGAATTCATTTTTAACATCTAACACCACTTTTTCCACCGGACGCAGATAGGGATTACCGTATCCTCCGCCTGTGGCTGTCTTTAAGCGCACAACATCATTGGTATTGAGCGGATAGCGGGCATATTTTCCAAATGGGCCATCCACTTCTCCATTTGCTTTAACAATGTCAAATTCATTGCGGGAACCATCTTTTCCGCCGTTTGCTCCCCATGGCAGATATTTATGGCGTCCGAATGTGGCTGTGATGGTCTGTCCATCTGTGAGCGCACGATAGGAGCGAATCACACCGCAGCCGCCGCGAAATTCTCCAGCACCTGCACCGTCTGTGCGGAAAGCATATTCATCCACCATCACACCGTAACGGGTTTCAGCTACTTCAACCGGAACATTAAATGTTTCACCGTCACCGATACAGAATTGACCGGATTCGCCATCCTTTCCTTCTCCGGCTCCCCAGCCACCAACAGATGGCTCAACAATCAGGAATGGCTCTTGTGTATCCGGATGGATACCAGATAGTACAACACCGCAGACAGATAAGAGATGTCCTGCTGTGAGACGATGGGGCACAACTGGCGCTAAGGCCTTCCAAATCAGGTCACAACCGTATAGCATCGTTTCCCAATAAGTGGATACAGCTGCTGGACGCTCAGCAGAAAAAATCGATTTTGGTTCAGCGATCACTTTAAGTGGTCTGAACACACCGTCATTCACATCTTGGGAAGGATTAGTCACAGCCAAGAAAATGGTCCTTACCGCAGATACCAATGCAGTATAAGAACAGTTGACAGGTCCCAGCACTTGGGGGTGACTTCCGCTAAAGTCACAAATAAATTCATCATCTGTAATGGTCACCTTAACCTGAACCTTAAAAGGACCATGACCAATACCATCGTCATCAATGAAATCTACTGCTTCAAAAGTGCCTTTGGGAAGCTCAGCCAGCTGTTTTCTAGCCAGTTGTTCCCCATGATTGAGTAAGTGCTCAATAGAAGAAAGTACAACATCTTTGCCATATTTATCACACAGCTCTATAAACCGCTTTTCACCTGTGCGGAGTGCAGCTACTTGAGCCCACATATCCCCTAAAGACAGATCAGGAAAACGAACATTGGCGGCGATCATATCTACTAATGCCTGATTTAACTTGCCCTCATCATAGAGTTTGACGCATGGAAATTGTAAGCCTTCCTGAAAAATTTCGGTGGAGTCTGTTGTCCATGAACCTGGGTCCTTACCTCCCACCTCTGTCCAGTGGGCCTTATTGGCTGAGAATGCGACCAGTTCTCCCTTATAAAAGATTGGTAAAACGAGTCCAACATCAGATAAGTGAGATCCACCGCCTCCATAGGGATCATTAATAATGATCACATCCCCTGGCTTTAAATCACCATTCTCATTATATTTTTTCAATGTTTCTTTTACCATGAAAGTTAACATGCCAATAAATCCAGTCACACCGTTGCCCTGTGTCAGCAGCTGTCCTTTTGAATCCAATAAGCCGCTGGCAAAGTCCAAAACTTCATAAATAATAGGGCTCATGGATGTTCTGGCCAATGTATGAAACATTTCGTCACCGATGGCTGAGAGAGAATCTTTAACAATATCCAGTGTGA
This Caldalkalibacillus uzonensis DNA region includes the following protein-coding sequences:
- the fabG gene encoding 3-oxoacyl-ACP reductase FabG, producing the protein MFPSFQGKTVIVTGGSKGIGKGISRVFAKHGANVAIVARHLSVAGECASELRDDGVEVYACKGDVTDQKSMESIAKAVYEKFGSIDIVCANAGIFPSVSLEQMTGEDWDHVMNTNAKGTFITVKACLPYLKQAEYGRIVITSSITGPVTGYAGWSHYAASKAAQLGFMRTAALECAEYNITINAVMPGNVLTEGLEGMGEDYLQAMAEAIPLKKLGTVEDIAYAVLFLASKEAGYITGQTIIVDGGQILPEE
- a CDS encoding CoA-binding protein: MAFKNPTRAEIRDILKRSKRIAVVGLSTNPEKTSYMVSEAMQKAGYEIIPVNPHADEILGVKAVRSLTEIEGHVDIVNVFRRSEFLPEVAREAAKIKPDVFWAQLGLVSEEAYEICQANGITCIMDRCIKVEHALTARD
- a CDS encoding M24 family metallopeptidase produces the protein MNVFLTRLEKAKQLLGETQIDALVVTSSPNVYYFSGTWLDSHERLQAIVISRTEQPKMIVHEMSEQEVSPPSQVDTIFWKDGEPAIEILAQHLPHTGTIAIDNQWPSGNLIELMGLKRDVSFVKSTQLIGQLRLRKDEVEIELLRKSGQVADEVMSEVIQFIRPGLKETEVVEQIKSLFKAKGVDKLSFNPILATGKNGAIPHHQSDDTVIQRGDMVVIDMGGIKDYYCSDITRTICVGEPAAEMRTVYRIVQQAQEEAVQAIKPGIPMQEIDRIAREIITKAGYGPYFTHRTGHGLGIEVHEEPFLTANNDQLLEEGMVVSVEPGIYLTDQFGVRIEDIVVVTETGVERLNHYPRELLCVDTN
- a CDS encoding hydantoinase B/oxoprolinase family protein → MTKVQNVKVDPFTLDIVKDSLSAIGDEMFHTLARTSMSPIIYEVLDFASGLLDSKGQLLTQGNGVTGFIGMLTFMVKETLKKYNENGDLKPGDVIIINDPYGGGGSHLSDVGLVLPIFYKGELVAFSANKAHWTEVGGKDPGSWTTDSTEIFQEGLQFPCVKLYDEGKLNQALVDMIAANVRFPDLSLGDMWAQVAALRTGEKRFIELCDKYGKDVVLSSIEHLLNHGEQLARKQLAELPKGTFEAVDFIDDDGIGHGPFKVQVKVTITDDEFICDFSGSHPQVLGPVNCSYTALVSAVRTIFLAVTNPSQDVNDGVFRPLKVIAEPKSIFSAERPAAVSTYWETMLYGCDLIWKALAPVVPHRLTAGHLLSVCGVVLSGIHPDTQEPFLIVEPSVGGWGAGEGKDGESGQFCIGDGETFNVPVEVAETRYGVMVDEYAFRTDGAGAGEFRGGCGVIRSYRALTDGQTITATFGRHKYLPWGANGGKDGSRNEFDIVKANGEVDGPFGKYARYPLNTNDVVRLKTATGGGYGNPYLRPVEKVVLDVKNEFITIDQAKEDYGVIINPETLEVEGITTERQKVEGR
- a CDS encoding cupin domain-containing protein, producing MKIISVKDVPPDQTSPVTMKKLFTEEDTAGGRITFGVVTIPPGERVPVEGLSIHDQDEYALVLKGSIRTMSAGKEVRVARGQATFIPAGEAHWAYNDGDEECEIVWALVRR